One Trichosurus vulpecula isolate mTriVul1 chromosome 7, mTriVul1.pri, whole genome shotgun sequence genomic region harbors:
- the ATXN7L2 gene encoding ataxin-7-like protein 2: MAVRERAAAAMAALERRVPSLDDFAGQSWSSWVERADLPAADGAELEESNKNGKKKLDAMTLIKEDMSIFGHCPAHDEFYLVVCNHCSQVVKPQAFQKHCERRHGPLSKLYARAQASATSQKCHAVNGQGPACGGQGPTKASSKEKVQGGRGRANHPPEKAQKDNLCLFVPVVNLEKISSLPKPDGQGIRVNPKPLTPHSTFLGPPSGVTKDTPGKAPTAPSSKELPSKGSNDSVLMEGPSPQAESGSPPEKEPSVARLQPKAHKKMARKECDLNRQCGVVNPETKKICTRLLTCKIHSVHQRREVQGRAKDFDVLVAELKANSRKGESPKDKSPGRKDLGPERLSQELPASAQAAAALPGSTFTPRAKQTYPYCTLPRSRVSSDSELDDEGPCGGDRDPGLFPFPLPRGGAQASSEESEEDVAPDDFHHVPDCHYATRPPRPQAFCTFGSRLVSPGCYVFSRRLDRFCSALSSMLERHLSSHMWKKIPPAAEPPSHLLVSPPPVPLSPSSAGTCPRLSGPSHRPPFPPSAPVTKDNPAPGYPAGSPSVGAACSQAECMGGSQAITSPLPANTPSPSFSKLPPSKASKLSKGKEGTDVEAPSRKRKLSPGPAAFKRTCILDPPGKGKPAGCRALPAKTKPALGIGLNGAVGPRMKRAGPLDCRGSPHPPPAPVKASQLENRGGAGHPAKALQPNCLSEEEAKKRKNLATYCRPVKAKQCPAGPPAADSACSVRRKKPSPALGFEEKCTTLKSKAH, from the exons ATGGCGGTGCGTGAACGCGCGGCGGCAGCAATGGCCGCTCTGGAGCGGCGGGTGCCGAGTCTCGATGACTTCGCGGGACAGAGCTGGAGCTCGTGGGTGGAGCGGGCCGACCTGCCCGCGGCCGACG GGGCTGAGCTGGAGGAGAGCAACAAGAATGGGAAGAAGAAGTTGGATGCCATGACCCTCATAAAAGAAG ACATGTCCATCTTTGGGCACTGCCCTGCCCATGATGAGTTCTACCTGGTCGTGTGTAATCACTGCAGCCAAGTGGTGAAGCCTCAAGCTTTCCAGAAGCACTGCG AAAGAAGACATGGGCCCCTCAGCAAGCTGTATGCCCGGGCTCAGGCCTCTGCCACCTCTCAGAAATGCCATGCAGTAAATGGGCAGGGCCCAGCTTGTGGGGGCCAAGGCCCCACCAAAGCCTCCTCAAAGGAGAAGGTGCAAGGGGGCCGAGGCCGGGCTAATCACCCACCTGAGAAGGCACAAAAGGACAACCTCTG cCTTTTTGTGCCTGTGGTGAATTTGGAGAAGATTTCCAGTCTCCCTAAACCTGACGGACAAGGGATCAGAGTGAACCCCAAGCCTCTGACTCCTCATTCCACTTTCCTCGGCCCACCCAGTGGTGTTACTAAGGATACCCCTGGGAAAGCCCCCACAGCTCCCTCTTCCAAAGAGCTTCCCAGCAAAGGGAGCAACGACTCAGTCCTCATGGAGGGGCCTAGCCCCCAGGCCGAGAGTGGTAGCCCCCCAGAGAAGGAGCCCAGTGTTGCCCGACTTCAGCCCAAGGCCCACAAGAAGATGGCGC GGAAGGAGTGTGATCTGAACAGGCAGTGTGGGGTAGTGAACCCAGAGACCAAAAAGATCTGTACCCGCCTGCTGACTTGCAAG ATTCACTCAGTGCATCAGCGCCGGGAGGTCCAGGGCCGGGCCAAGGACTTTGATGTGCTGGTGGCAGAGCTGAAGGCCAATTCCCGAAAAGGGGAGTCCCCCAAAGACAAGAGCCCTGGGCGCAAGGACCTGGGCCCTGAGCGCCTCTCTCAGGAGCTGCCTGCTTCAGCCCAGGCGGCCGCAGCTCTGCCTGGCAGCACCTTCACACCCAGGGCCAAGCAGACCTACCCCTACTGTACATTGCCCAG GTCACGGGTCTCCTCTGACAGTGAGCTAGATGACGAAGGCCCTTGTGGTGGTGATCGAGACCCAGGcctatttcctttccctctgcctcgGGGTGGGGCCCAGGCTTCCAGTGAGGAGAGCGAGGAAGATGTAGCACCTGATGACTTCCACCACGTCCCTGATTGTCATTATGCAACTCGGCCCCCTCGGCCACAGGCG TTCTGCACCTTTGGTAGTCGGCTGGTAAGCCCAGGATGTTACGTGTTTAGTAGGCGGCTGGACCGGTTCTGCTCTGCGCTCAGCTCCATGCTGGAGCGACATCTCAGCTCACATATGTGGAA GAAGATCCCACCGGCAGCTGAGCCCCCATCTCACCTCCTCGTCTCTCCCCCACCTGTTCCCCTGAGCCCTTCCTCAGCAGGCACCTGCCCCCGCCTTTCTGGTCCCAGCCACAGGCCCCCCTTCCCACCCTCTGCACCTGTCACCAAGGACAACCCAGCCCCTGGCTACCCTGCAGGTTCTCCCAGTGTGGGGGCTGCTTGCAGCCAGGCAGAGTGCATGGGTGGGAGTCAGGCCATCACCTCACCGCTGCCTGCCAACACCCCTTCACCCTCCTTCAGTAAGCTGCCTCCTTCCAAGGCCAGCAAACTGTCCAAGGGCAAGGAAGGGACTGATGTGGAGGCCCCATCTCGCAAGCGGAAATTGTCCCCTGGCCCTGCAGCCTTCAAACGGACCTGTATCCTGGATCCTCCTGGAAAAGGCAAACCTGCAGGCTGCCGAGCCCTCCCTGCCAAGACTAAGCCAGCCCTGGGCATAGGGCTCAATGGGGCAGTGGGACCCCGGATGAAACGGGCAGGGCCCCTGGACTGTCGGGGCTCCCCACATCCACCCCCAGCCCCCGTCAAGGCCTCCCAGCTGGAGAACCGGGGGGGAGCTGGCCATCCAGCCAAAGCTCTACAGCCTAACTGCCTCTCTGAGGAAGAGGCCAAGAAGAGGAAAAACCTGGCCACGTACTGCCGGCCAGTGAAGGCAAAGCAGTGTCCTGCAGGGCCCCCAGCAGCCGACTCGGCCTGCTCTGTGCGCAGGAAGAAACCCAGCCCAGCCTTGGGCTTTGAGGAGAAGTGCACCACGCTGAAG